A genomic window from Colletotrichum destructivum chromosome 7, complete sequence includes:
- a CDS encoding Putative thymidylate synthase, active, thymidylate synthase/dCMP hydroxymethylase: MTPTAIESATMASPENATKQNGSVPTKRHEEYQYLDLVREILEEGEHRPDRTGTGTYSIFAPTPLKFSLNKDGEPLLPLLTTKRVFLRAVIAELLWFIEGNTSSLALSEAGVKIWDGNGSREFLDSVGLAHREIGDLGPVYGFQWRHFGAEYVDSKTDYTGQGVDQLAEVIHKLKTNPYDRRILLSAWNPADLKKMALPPCHMFAQFYVSYPRARGTSTQEKTKGHLHCQLYQRSCDMGLGVPFNIASYALLTHMIARACDLVPGSLTHVMGDAHVYADHVDALKVQLEREPRDFPLLEINNRDAGCSIDGWKVEDFVVKGYDPHKTIAMKMSV, from the exons ATGACACCCACAGCAATCGAATCCGCCACCATGGCTTCCCCCGAGAACGCCACGAAACAGAACGGCTCTGTCCCGACCAAGCGCCACGAGGAGTATCAATaccttgacctcgtccgtgagatcctcgaggagggcgaaCACCGGCCAGACAG AACCGGCACCGGAACCTACTCCATCTTCGCACCAACTCCTCTCAAATTTTCCCTcaacaaggacggcgagccTCTGCTTCCCCTCCTCACCACGAAGCGCGTCTTCCTccgcgccgtcatcgccgagctgctgTGGTTCATTGAAGGCAACACATCCTCTCTCGCTCTGAGCGAGGCGGGCGTCAAGATCTGGGACGGCAACGGCTCGCGGGAGTTCCTAGACAgcgtcggcctcgcgcaCCGCGAGatcggcgacctcggccccgTGTACGGCTTCCAATGGAGGCATTTCGGCGCCGAGTACGTCGATTCCAAGACGGATTATACGGGCCAGGGTGTCGACCAGCTCGCTGAAGTCATCCACAAGCTCAAGACAAACCCCTATGACCGCCGCATCCTCCTGAGCGCGTGGAACCCCGCCGAcctgaagaagatggccctCCCCCCATGCCACATGTTTGCGCAGTTCTACGTTTCGTATCCACGGGCCCGTGGCACCAGTACGCAAGAGAAGACCAAGGGCCATCTGCACTGCCAGCTGTACCAGCGGTCCTGCGATATGGGCCTCGGTGTGCCCTTCAACATCGCCAGCTACGCTTTGCTGACGCATATGATTGCGCGCGCGTGCGACCTCGTCCCCGGCAGCCTGACGCACGTCATGGGCGACGCGCACGTCTACGCCGACCACGTCGATGCACTCAAGGTGCAGCTGGAGCGCGAGCCCAGGGATTTCCCCCTATTGGAGATCAACAATAGGGATGCCGGGTGTAGCATTGACGGATGGAAGGTTGAAGACTTTGTGGTCAAGGGATACGACCCGCATAAGACGATTGCCATGAAGATGTCTGTGTAA
- a CDS encoding Putative ATP synthase subunit K → MSGIHDSSFRTNFELRVSTPSTNLIQLQLPPPHRTNSPPKARKPLNPAKMVQMYTIAGRQVGSHYLAMGVLATIFGGAYIGTSGSKPKATAAPPINASSSDEADFINSWTVRTRTRRRNTRRAIFGRAIGPLRPSVFIEGLVDGNEDIF, encoded by the exons ATGTCAGGCATCCACGATTCCAGCTTCCGAACGAATTTCGAGCTCCGAGTATCGACACCCTCGACGAATCTCATCCAACTCCAATTGCCTCCACCCCATCGAACCAATTCACCTCCGAAGGCTCGCAAACCTCTTAATCCCGCCAAAATGGTTCAGATGTACACTATCGCCGGTCGCCAGGTCGGCTCCCACTAC CTGGCCATGGGCGTTCTCGCGACCATCTTCGGCGGCGCTTACATCGGCACCAGCGGCAGCAAGCCCaaggccaccgccgcccctcccATCAACGCTTCCAGTtccgacgaggccgacttcatcaa TTCTTGGACAGTGcggacaaggacgagaaggcgaAACACTAGACGGGCGATTTTCGGGCGAGCCATTGGTCCACTGCGACCTAGTGTATTCATAGAGGGTTTGGTTGACGGGAATGAAGACATTTTCTGA
- a CDS encoding Putative six-bladed beta-propeller, TolB, SMP-30/Gluconolactonase/LRE-like region — protein sequence MATVQETGIKSIVTPVEIRYRRGPTPPPQDKPENPSISILQYDPALESVIGPSPTHALVLSSVGTSAKPFFHRGCIYVASRNELWTTSAPLAATDPSRPPTILMSKVTVTRNPADDTLTAEWAKLRPPPTMPMPASGCAVGDDRMVWCSQGTTAPGNGGVFFLPAGRPPQAVASTYHGRDFNSPHSAAVSSRDGGIWFTDPCCGHEQDFRGPPQLPPQIYRCDAKTGEVRAMADGFVRPTGIAVDEDCSTIYIADAGGVRVDGSLDLIQPRSIYAFDIVMRNGAVFLANRRMFALVRRGAPMHLMCEDGNVWAACGDGVEIWNSGGSLLGVIQVPGGVISFCRGPENILYLCAGQSLWVLYLSGGRGDYSAPSPEMF from the exons ATGGCAACTGTCCAGGAGACCGGTATCAAATCCATTGTGACGCCGGTAGAA ATAAGGTATCGTCGCGGcccaacaccgccgcctcaGGACAAGCCGGAGAAT CCAAGCATCTCAATCCTCCAGTACGACCCCGCCCTCGAGTCCGTCATCGGCCCAAGCCCGACGcacgccctcgtcctctcctcCGTCGGAACTTCCGCCAAACCCTTCTTCCACCGCGGATGCATCTACGTCGCCTCCCGCAACGAGCTATGGACCACCTCCGCGCCCCTCGCGGCGACTGACCCCTCGCGCCCGCCCACGATCCTCATGTCAAAGGTGACCGTCACTCGCAACCCCGCCGACGACACCCTCACCGCCGAATGGGCTAAACtgcgcccgccgccgaccatgCCGATGCCCGCGAGCGGgtgcgccgtcggcgacgacaggATGGTCTGGTGCTCCCAGGGAACCACCGCGCCCGGGAACGGAGGCGTCTTCTTTCTGCCTGCAGGCAGGCCGCCGCAGGCCGTGGCCTCGACGTACCACGGCCGGGACTTCAACTCGCCGCACAGTGCGGCGGTGTCGTCCCGCGATGGCGGCATCTGGTTCACGGACCCGTGTTGCGGTCATGAGCAGGACTTCCGGGGTCCGCcgcagctgccgccgcagatCTATCGATGCGACGCGAAGACCGGGGAGGTGAGGGCCATGGCGGACGGGTTCGTCCGCCCGACCGGGATTGCAGTTGACGAAGACTGTTCGACGATTTACATCGCGGATGCTGGGGGAGTCCGCGTGGACGGCAGTCTGGACTTGATTCA ACCACGGAGCATCTACGCCTTTGACATCGTGATGCGTAACGGCGCCGTCTTTCTGGCCAACAGACGGATGTTCGCCCTGGTGAGGAGAGGTGCTCCCATGCACCTCATGTGTGAGGATGGCAATGTGTGGGCCGCTTGCGGCGACGGGGTTGAGATTTGGAATAGCGGTGGCTCATTGCTGGGTGTGATCCAAGTGCCAG GCGGTGTTATAAGCTTCTGCCGCGGGCCAGAGAACATCCTCTACCTATGCGCCGGACAGAGCTTATGGGTACTCTATCTGTCGGGAGGTCGGGGAGACTATTCGGCTCCCAGCCCGGAAATGTTTTAG
- a CDS encoding Putative DNA repair protein Rad4, producing MPTLQSLRSSLFSDDGQLSALTPLNTMSPHIPRKRLREESPVKSSPKRHQAAKGQSNPVAPSTRRKPTLYDDLDATTTPDSSRVGRSALDVVSDSDEDSSLSDLSDGDFEDVPVANGRKAEEPSEDDDDENDDVEFEDVPAPRTTLAKAATASQDLQLTLDAGLGTAMTDPYGDKKGPTKREKKIRMVTHCIHVQYLLWHNALRNAWISDVEVQAIMMSHVPPRLWEDVERWRRASGLDAKPEKAPPKPAKPTKKTRSKAKGKKVKDEDSRDWGPAAERLDEGAVDMSHGDPLFRLMKSLVAWWRQRFRVTAPGIRKWGYMPPERLGRLRKAWETEDHDQERFGERLNGLVGFRLCAQECVGSRDVGSQLFTALMRALGLEARMVSNLQPLGFGWTKLEEADPEKEKSVFPVTSNDVRSDDGRNGEKTGGKTKRTAKNIPAKKSTAPARNASTRRASQKKVVIEIDGSDDELGLEHPDSDDESILELEVTPRKPLAVSKKFDKDLEFPHYWTEVLSPVTKKYLPVDPIVKNVIGTNRDLIESLEPRGGKADKSKQVVAYVVGFSPDGTAKDVTVRYLRKQLWPGRTKGFRMLPEKVPIYNRHGKVKRYDQFDWFKAAMKGYARGDRKHPLTEEDEAEESTDLTPAQPEKKEVKEGSETLAYYKQSKEFCLERHLKREEALLPASIPVRTFKNKAKGGDISEEPVYSRKNVVNVKSAETWHKQGRAPKPGEQPLKRVPYRAATTNRRREIAEAEALSGEKVLQGLYSFDQTDWIIPPPIKDGIIPKNEYGNIDLFAEHMCPEGAAHVPFRGAVKVCKRLKIDYAEAVVDFEFGNRMAVPVIQGVVIAEEYHDQVMEEIRKDEVERARKEDEKRRKEALRVWSKFLKGLRIVERIRQDYGQVDDSVPVFQKGAAKDVRHIRDADEEEEANHMDAEEMRMREEQMAGGFFPEGHEEEEVEQTQRFTSGFFPVVDEGDEDRDMEDALVVDHGGEEKLDTTEDGDGTADAEEASPEAEPLPAPVRAKPKPKKAATRRSTRRRRRPVPDSEDEDEGEDDDSFVASDDNSE from the exons ATGCCTACCCTGCAAAGCCTAAGAAGCTCTTTATTCTCGGACGATGGACAACTTTCCGCCTTAACACCACTGAACACAATGTCTCCACACATCCCGCGCAAGCGGCTGCGCGAGGAGTCGCCTGTCAAATCGAGCCCGAAACGCCACCAGGCAGCCAAAGGACAGTCAAACCCTGTCGCGCCGTCCACCCGTAGGAAGCCGACTCTATACGATGATCTGGATGCTACCACCACGCCTGACTCGTCCAGGGTCGGCCGCTCTGCCCTAGATGTCGTGAGCGATAGCGACGAGGACAGTTCGTTGAGCGACTTATCCGACGGCGATTTTGAGGATGTCCCCGTCGCAAACGGACGGAAAGCCGAGGAACCATctgaggatgacgatgacgaaaacgacgacgtcgagttTGAAGATGTTCCTGCTCCAAGAACAACCCTGGCTAAGGCGGCTACGGCATCCCAAGATCTCCAGCTTACTCTTGACGCCGGGCTCGGAACCGCCATGACCGATCCCTATGGCGACAAGAAGGGACCAACGAAGCGCGAAAAGAAGATCCGAATGGTAACCCATTGTATCCACGTCCAATATCTTCTTTGGCATAACGCGCTTCGAAATGCGTGGATTAGCGATGTCGAAGTTCAAGCAATCATGATGTCCCACGTCCCACCTCGTCTTTGGGAAGATGTCgagaggtggaggagagCTAGCGGACTGGACGCAAAGCCGGAGAAAGCTCCGCCGAAACCGGCCAAGCCGACCAAAAAGACCAGAAGCAAGgcaaaaggaaagaaggtcaaggacgAAGACTCTCGAGATTGGGGTCCTGCCGCTGAGAGACTGGATGAAGGGGCTGTCGATATGAGCCATGGTGATCCACTCTTCAGACTCATGAAGTCTCTTGTGGCCTGGTGGAGGCAACGCTTTCGAGTCACAGCGCCGGGCATTCGGAAGTGGGGTTACATGCCCCCTGAACGGCTTGGCAGACTGCGAAAGGCTTGGGAGACGGAGGATCATGACCAGGAGCGCTTCGGAGAACGACTCAACGGACTCGTAGGCTTCCGATTGTGCGCCCAAGAATGTGTAGGGAGTCGAGATGTGGGATCGCAACTATTTACGGCCCTTATGAGGGCTCTGGGGTTGGAGGCACGGATGGTCTCGAACCTGCAGCCTTTAGGCTTCGGATGGACGAAGCTTGAGGAGGCAGACCCCGAAAAGGAGAAGAGCGTATTTCCGGTCACTAGCAATGATGTGAGGAGCGACGATGGCAGGAATGGTGAAAAGACCGGCGGAAAGACGAAGAGAACGGCAAAGAATATcccggcgaagaagagcacGGCGCCAGCACGAAACGCCAGCACGAGGCGTGCAAGCCAAAAGAAGGTCGTTATTGAGATAGATGGCTCGGATGACGAGCTCGGCTTGGAGCATCcggacagcgacgacgaatCGATCCTAGAGCTAGAGGTGACACCGCGGAAGCCTCTGGCGGTGTCCAAGAAGTTCGACAAGGACCTGGAGTTTCCTCATTACTGGACGGAGGTTCTGTCACCAGTGACAAAGAAGTATCTACCGGTTGACCCCATTGTCAAGAATGTCATTGGAACCAACCGAGACCTGATTGAATCCCTAGAGCCGCGTGGCGGGAAGGCGGACAAGTCAAAGCAGGTTGTGGCGTACGTCGTTGGCTTCTCACCGGATGGGACAGCTAAGGACGTCACGGTCCGTTATCTCAGGAAACAGTTATGGCCTGGCCGCACGAAAGGCTTTAGGATGCTTCCAGAGAAGGTTCCGATTTATAACCGTCACGGCAAAGTGAAGCGATACGATCAGTTCGACTGGTTTAAAGCGGCTATGAAGGGCTATGCGAGGGGCGACCGAAAGCACCCACTTAcagaagaggacgaagccgaggagtCGACGGACCTGACCCCAGCCCAACCGGAAAAGaaggaggtcaaggagggcaGTGAGACTCTGGCGTACTACAAGCAGTCGAAGGAGTTCTGTCTTGAGCGCCACCTCAAGCGAGAGGAGGCTCTTTTGCCCGCGTCTATTCCTGTCAGGACATTCAAGAACAAAGCAAAGGGCGGAGACATATCCGAAGAGCCAGTGTACTCGAGGAAGAATGTTGTCAATGTTAAGAGTGCAGAGACATGGCACAAGCAGGGTAGAGCACCCAAGCCTGGCGAGCAGCCGCTCAAGAGGGTGCCGTACCGCGCGGCCACGACCAACAGGCGCCGCGAGatcgccgaagccgaggccctcAGCGGCGAAAAGGTCCTACAGGGATTGTACAGCTTTGACCAGACGGATTGGATCATCCCGCCACCTATTAAAGACGGGATCATTCCAAAAAACGAATATGG CAACATTGACCTATTCGCCGAACACATGTGCCCTGAAG GTGCCGCCCATGTTCCATTCCGAGGGGCTGTCAAGGTCTGCAAACGGCTCAAGATCGACTACGCCGAAGCCGTTGTGGACTTTGAGTTCGGAAACCGAATGGCAGTACCCGTAATTCAAGGTGTTGTCATCGCTGAGGAATATCATGACCAGGTGATGGAAGAAATCCGCAAAGACGAGGTAGAACGAGCACGcaaggaggacgagaagcgGCGTAAGGAGGCGCTGAGAGTGTGGAGCAAGTTCTTGAAGGGACTCAGAATCGTCGAGCGCATTCGCCAGGACTACGGACAAGTCGACGACAGTGTTCCGGTTTTTCAGAAAGGAGCGGCCAAAGATGTCCGACATATTCGCGATgcggacgaagaggaagaggcaaaTCATATGGACGCAGAAGAGATGCGCATGAGGGAGGAGCAAATGGCTGGTGGTTTTTTCCCAGAAGGccacgaggaggaagaggtcgagCAGACGCAGCGGTTCACTTCTGGGTTCTTCCCAgtggtcgacgagggcgacgaagatCGCGACATGGAAGATGCCTTGGTTGTGGaccacggcggcgaggagaaaCTGGACACGAcggaagatggagatggcaccgccgacgccgaagagGCTTCCCCAGAGGCGGAACCCCTGCCTGCGCCGGTGAGGGCCAAAccgaagccgaagaaggcggcgactAGGCGATCGACGAGACGCAGACGAAGACCTGTTCCCGAcagcgaggacgaagatgagggggaggatgacgacAGTTTCGTGGCCTCGGACGACAATTCCGAGTGA
- a CDS encoding Putative mitochondrial 18kDa protein, with amino-acid sequence MWGRSQDKTPEQPKESPKEDGAKTFDPEKLPAREKLPKALQNIVDKSDREDNFFDELVDGYAPESTESNVRYAAYATRIRTILMSAHRYVAYTSDIGESFRPVAHPALVRSAYGISWLYILGDVSYEGYKAYWSNQRILNPHLQLTARQAKITGLPDAVSDATSPSSEVVPGGKIAPLDDYRTVMIQRGIFQSIASMGLPAFTIHSVVRYSGRALKDVKNTKVRTWGPIGLGLAVVPFLPSLFDEPVENAVEWIFHKGFETYGGKAFVGDAPATGREDLLAKRPKEKEL; translated from the exons ATGTGGGGACGAAGTCAAGACAAGACGCCCGAACAACCGAAAGAATCGCCAAAGGAGGATGGCGCCAAGACATTCGACCCGGAAAAGCTCCCGGCACGTGAAAAGCTGCCGAAGGCGCTGCAGAACATAGTCGACAAGTCGGATAGGGAAGAcaacttcttcgacgagCTGGTGGACGGGTA CGCGCCCGAGTCCACCGAGTCGAATGTCCGTTATGCCGCATATGCAACCCGCATCCGTACGATTTTGATGTCCGCCCACCGTTACGTCGCCTACACCTCTGACATCGGCGAATCATTCCGACCCGTTGCGCATCCCGCCCTCGTCCGCTCCGCATATGGAATCTCGTGGTTGTacatcctcggcgacgtcagCTACGAAGGCTACAAGGCGTACTGGTCCAACCAGCGCATTCTCAACCCGCACTTGCAGCTCACTGCGCGCCAGGCGAAGATTACGGGACTGCCGGATGCCGTATCGGACGCTACTTCCCCCAGCAGCGAGGTCGTCCCTGGCGGGAAGATTGCGCCTTTGGACGACTACAGGACCGTCATGATCCAGCGAGGCATCTTCCAAAGCATCGCTAGTATGGGTCTCCCGGCCTTTACCATCCACAGCGTGGTGAGGTACTCGGGCAGAGCGCTCAAAGACGTCAAGAACACGAAGGTCAGGACCTGGGGCCCCatcggccttggcctggcCGTCGTGCCGTTTTTGCCAAGTCTCTTTGACGAGCCGGTTGAGAATGCCGTTGAATGGATCTTCCATAAAGGCTTCGAGACCTACGGAGGTAAGGCGTTTGTCGGCGATGCACCGGCCACGGGCCGTGAGGATCTGTTGGCGAAGAGaccgaaggagaaggaacTGTGA
- a CDS encoding Putative ARS-binding protein — MSDHDHTQDVHHDAAGHELHHQPPQPDVLPGGPGPDGTESPASTAKERSSLSLDQRRALRRWANAQTIRPSHKACIDWFYNQYGQHISQSTVSHSLSPKYSRLDGDNPQLSGSRLRFGNWPDVEKLVLRWYQQVQATGRHPTNEELGEKAKAIFTALPRYKEETPPEFSPGWIHRFKKRYGLLIRRQRRHGDSGINPAEDISYLADCVPRLMALSADTSPTAIREAILRSIGVETTLQVCALVRDEVLRRLSAGTGPANPISPSSAAAVQTPDPHSADTSMVPPPGTDTPMYGDEDPDIVLQNALRQLQQEEAEAEATAAAAREEREQRERAQGTAAAALATPAIQRATSTASRFVPSTPELNLTPIKNDDPVSANERPLRCPFCVNQRMLRTIKEAVEHMSTHVVV, encoded by the coding sequence ATGTCGGACCACGATCACACCCAGGACGTAcaccacgacgccgccggccacgaACTCCACCACCAGCCGCCCCAGCCCGACGTCCtccccggcggccccggGCCTGATGGCACCGAGAGCCCCGCCTCTACTGCTAAGGAGCGATCTTCCCTCTCGCTCGACCAGCGACGCGCCCTCCGCCGCTGGGCCAACGCGCAGACCATCCGACCGAGCCACAAGGCCTGCATCGACTGGTTCTATAACCAGTACGGCCAGCACATTTCCCAGTCCACCGTCTCCCACTCCCTGAGTCCCAAGTACTCCCGTCTCGATGGCGACAACCCCCAGCTGAGCGGCTCACGTCTGCGCTTCGGCAACTGGCCCGATGTTGAGAAGCTCGTCCTGCGCTGGTATCAGCAGGTCCAGGCCACCGGCCGCCACCCCACcaacgaggagctcggcgagaaggccaaggccatctTCACCGCCCTGCCACGATACAAGGAAGAGACACCCCCCGAGTTCTCCCCCGGCTGGATCCACCGCTTCAAGAAACGCTATGGTCTGCTCATCCGCCGCCAGCGTCGCCATGGCGACAGTGGCATCAACCCAGCCGAGGACATCAGTTACCTCGCCGACTGTGTCCCGCGCCTCATGGCTCTCTCCGCCGACACCAGCCCCACCGCCATCCGTGAGGCCATCCTCCGCTCCATCGGCGTTGAGACGACCCTCCAGGTCTGCGCCCTCGTGCGCGACGAGGTTCTTCGCCGTCTGagcgccggcaccggccccGCGAACCCCATCTCCCCTTCCTCTGCCGCTGCCGTACAGACGCCCGACCCTCACAGCGCCGACACCAGCATGGTCCCGCCCCCAGGGACAGACACACCCATGTATGGCGACGAAGACCCGGACATTGTGCTACAGAACGCACTGCGTCAGCTACAGCaggaagaggccgaggccgaggccacggCTGCCGCGGCAAGGGAGGAGCGGGAGCAGCGCGAGCGCGCCCagggcaccgccgccgctgccctcGCGACGCCTGCCATCCAGAGGGCCACGTCCACCGCCTCGCGCTTCGTCCCCTCGACCCCCGAGCTCAACCTGACGCCCATCAAGAACGACGACCCGGTCTCCGCCAACGAGCGCCCCTTGCGCTGCCCCTTTTGCGTAAACCAGAGGATGCTCCGAACCATCAAAGAGGCCGTCGAGCACATGTCCACTCACGTTGTCGTCTGA
- a CDS encoding Putative Zinc finger, AN1-type, AN1-like Zinc finger, with the protein MASSSNTDETSYVKMDDTKDGFDAQLVGKHCEYDYCNQLDFLPFFCQSCKKTFCLDHRSETSHKCANAGAWAERRRQAELAKPAYGQGRQLRDHVSQKPCASPPCKTTIGTSLVPGVHCPSCNRDYCLKHRLKEDHDCKNLIPLGARPGSQIDVAARTRSAFDKLKAWGSAKKEQAGRALPKPKPTSASARLIAVNNLKKTAKGDDKLPQEKRVYLYVEAEAETAKAKFPKGEFFFSKDWVVGRVLDEAAKRLQVENLNNRSSDERDKLRVFHVEGGRLLEFNEKVGQALVSGNTVVLLRGVGPPPNLIEV; encoded by the coding sequence ATGGCGTCCTCATCCAACACTGACGAGACGAGCTACGTCAAAATGGACGACACCAAAGACGGCTTCGATGCGCAACTGGTCGGCAAGCACTGCGAATACGACTACTGCAACCAACTTGacttcctccccttcttctgtCAAAGCTGTAAAAAGACATTTTGCCTCGACCACCGGTCTGAGACCTCCCACAAGTGCGCCAACGCCGGGGCCTGGGCCGAACGGCGTCGGCAAGCCGAGCTCGCGAAGCCCGCCTACGGCCAGGGCCGCCAGCTGCGCGACCACGTCTCGCAGAAGCCCTGCGCCTCGCCTCCCTGCAAGACCACCATTGGCACTTCGCTGGTGCCCGGCGTGCACTGCCCAAGCTGCAACCGCGACTATTGCCTCAAGCACCGCTTGAAGGAAGACCACGACTGCAAGAACCTCATACCACTCGGTGCCCGCCCTGGGTCCCAGATCGACGTCGCAGCGCGAACTAGGAGCGCCTTCGACAAGCTGAAGGCCTGGGGATCCGCCAAGAAAGAGCAGGCTGGCAGAGCGCTACCGAAACCGAAACCCACATCTGCGTCTGCGCGACTGATCGCGGTCAACAACCTGAAAAAGACGGCCAAGGGTGATGACAAGCTGCCTCAAGAGAAGAGGGTGTACCTGTATGTCGAGGCTGAGGCCGAGACCGCAAAGGCCAAGTTCCCCAAGGGCgagttcttcttctccaaggACTGGGTGGTCGGAAGAGTACTGGACGAGGCAGCGAAGCGGCTACAAGTGGAGAACCTCAACAACCGATCGTCAGATGAGCGGGACAAGCTGCGGGTGTTCCACGTGGAGGGAGGAAGATTACTGGAGTTCAACGAAAAGGTTGGCCAAGCGCTGGTCAGCGGCAACACAGTTGTTCTACTTCGCGGTGTTGGGCCCCCGCCTAACCTAATCGAGGTTTGA
- a CDS encoding Putative PB1 domain, SH3 domain, SH3-like domain superfamily, PX domain superfamily protein yields MKALRRSIKGEKDNAKINIAPKSAVAIVPPKKVIRALYDYEAQSNQELSFSRGDFFHVIGRENDPDWYEACNPALPDARGLVPVAFFQALGRTERDSGQSDGGALPRPPTMSPTISKNPDHDSGYAEAAPPAGAVQSPPPTQRMSRSGSRSGAMVYGIVMYDFVAERADELEAKAGEAIIVIAQSNPEWFVAKPIGRLGGPGLIPVSFVEIRDMATDTAVGDASNAIKKAGIPKVEEWKKMAADYKNSSITLGKFDNGAAPQQGSIEQGMERMSIQQGGRTSSQNGSNYQQQQQQQQQQAAYQRNSQQTSQPSPYAKPASQLYAPISARIPRYCFAEDKYWFVIEAVLEDSRHWELSRYYEDFYDFQIALLTEFPAEAGNTGTQKRTLPYMPGPVNYVTDAITEGRLHNLDAYVKNLLAQPPYIARCALVKQFFAPREGDYEIDPSAPNEEYRLSGGSQPSSTDSPADAASRQSSKNNLNGNGYGGLSAAPQQRAMGQPGPNRQPSSSLSQSQPVTTPGIGQGQIMKIKLYFNGDLIAIRVPTEIQFQQLYDKIVDRLKIPVGEEIQLFYKDEATGDKPNLMSDNDLDYALQRNEKLLLYVEQV; encoded by the exons ATGAAG GCCCTCCGCCGGTCCATCAAGGGCGAAAAGGACAACGCCAAGATCAACATTGCCCCCAAGTCGGCTGTTGCCATTGTTCCTCCAAAGAAG GTTATTCGAGCCCTATACGACTATGAAGCGCAATCCAACCAGGAACTGAGCTTCTCCCGAGGCGATTTCTTCCACGTCATCGGCCGAGAAAACGATCCCGACTGGTACGAAGCATGTAATCCTGCTCTGCCCGACGCCCGTGGCCTCGTGcccgtcgccttcttccaggCACTGGGCCGCACTGAGAGAGACAGCGGTCAGTCCGACGGCGGTGCCCTGCCCCGGCCACCGACCATGTCTCCGACAATCTCTAAGAACCCCGATCACGATTCTGGCTACGCCGAGGCTGCGCCGCCTGCTGGTGCTGTGCAATCGCCGCCCCCGACCCAACGCATGTCCCGTTCCGGCAGCAGATCTGGCGCCATGGTCTATGGCATCGTCATGTACGATTTTGTGGCAGAACGTGCCGACGAGTtggaggccaaggccggcgaagccatcatcgtcatcgcgCAATCCAACCCCGAATGGTTCGTCGCCAAGCCCATCGGTAGACTCGGCGGTCCCGGTCTGATCCCCGTATCTTTCGTCGAAATTCGCGACATGGCTACCGACACCGCCGTTGGTGATGCCTCAAATGCCATAAAAAAGGCGGGCATTCCAAAGGTTGAAGagtggaagaagatggcggccGATTACAAGAACAGCAGCATTACCCTGGGCAAGTTCGACAACGGTGCTGCACCGCAGCAAGGATCTATTGAGCAAGGCATGGAGCGCATGAGCATTCAACAAGGCGGACGCACAAGTTCACAGAACGGCAGTAACTAC cagcagcaacagcagcaacaacaacaacaggcTGCCTACCAGCGTAACTCCCAACAGACCTCTCAACCCAGTCCATATGCCAAGCCAGCCTCGCAGCTGTATGCGCCTATTTCGGCACGCATTCCCAGATACTGCTTTGCCGAGGACAAGTATTGGTTCGTCATTGAGGCGGTTCTAGAGGATAGCCGTCACTGGGAACTGTCGAGATACTACGAAGACTTCTACGACTTCCAGATCGCTCTGCTCACGGAGTTCCCGGCCGAGGCAGGCAATACCGGAACTCAGAAGCGCACCCTCCCGTACATGCCTGGCCCCGTCAACTATGTCACAGATGCCATCACCGAGGGCCGCCTGCACAACCTGGATGCCTACGTCAAGAACCTTCTCGCGCAACCACCCTACATCGCAAGATGCGCACTTGTCAAGCAGTTCTTCGCACCTAGGGAGGGGGACTATGAAATCGACCCTAGCGCGCCCAACGAAGAGTACAGACTTTCTGGCGGTTCACAACCGTCATCAACCGACTCGCCGGCGGATGCGGCATCACGGCAGTCATCCAAGAATAACCTAAACGGCAACGGGTACGGCGGTCTCTCTGCTGCGCCTCAGCAACGAGCCATGGGCCAACCAGGCCCGAACCGAcagccgtcgtcgtccctgTCCCAATCTCAACCCGTTACCACACCCGGCATCGGTCAAGGGCAAATCATGAAGATCAAACTTTACTTCAACGGTGATCTCATCGCCATCCGAGTTCCTACGGAAATACAATTCCAACAACTCTATGACAAGATTGTGGACAGGCTCAAAATCCCTGTCGGCGAAGAGATTCAACTCTTCTACAAGGACGAGGCCACTGGCGACAAGCCCAACTTGATGAGCGACAACGACCTTGACTATGCCTTGCAAAGAAACGAAAAGCTCCTGCTGTATGTGGAGCAAGTCTGA